One Stenotrophomonas sp. SAU14A_NAIMI4_5 DNA segment encodes these proteins:
- a CDS encoding phosphoglycerate mutase: protein MATATLLLPARSRFAAAALPDEVARALGRATAVQRDAGERAQLQRHFTVAAPHWPVAALTRQRDVGDAAGACWLRADPACMVPDMHGARMMGHGETLRPTLADSLALLPVLQPLFADAGFVLDAPDPARWYLRLPIDIDLPTFDSPDDVLGDDLFSHLPEGEAGRRWRALMTEAQVLLHNHSWNQQRAAQGQQPINSLWFWGGGVMPVSVTTQHVQVRSRDALLQGLAQAAGVSVDGEQSVDALVDLRQLRSLQQLGNDAIRPLLVALQRGELQRLVLDFEDGLQFQLDKRQRWQFWKKPRQLHD from the coding sequence GTGGCAACGGCGACCCTGTTGTTGCCGGCACGCAGCCGCTTTGCAGCGGCTGCACTGCCAGACGAGGTGGCGCGCGCCCTGGGCCGCGCCACCGCCGTGCAGCGGGATGCGGGTGAACGCGCCCAGCTGCAGCGCCACTTCACCGTGGCCGCGCCGCACTGGCCGGTCGCCGCACTGACCCGCCAGCGCGATGTCGGCGATGCCGCTGGCGCGTGCTGGCTGCGCGCCGATCCGGCCTGCATGGTGCCGGACATGCACGGTGCGCGGATGATGGGCCACGGCGAGACGCTGCGGCCGACCCTGGCCGACAGCCTTGCGCTGCTGCCGGTGCTGCAGCCGTTGTTCGCCGATGCCGGCTTCGTGCTGGATGCGCCGGACCCGGCGCGCTGGTACCTGCGCCTGCCGATCGACATCGACCTGCCGACCTTCGACAGCCCCGACGACGTGCTGGGCGATGACCTGTTCTCGCACCTGCCCGAAGGCGAGGCCGGCCGTCGCTGGCGTGCCCTGATGACCGAGGCCCAGGTGCTGCTGCACAACCATTCGTGGAACCAGCAGCGTGCCGCACAGGGCCAGCAGCCGATCAATTCCCTGTGGTTCTGGGGCGGCGGCGTGATGCCGGTCTCGGTGACCACGCAGCACGTGCAGGTACGCAGCCGCGACGCCCTGCTGCAGGGCCTGGCCCAGGCTGCCGGCGTATCGGTCGATGGCGAGCAGTCCGTCGATGCCCTGGTCGACCTGCGCCAGCTGCGTTCGCTGCAGCAGCTGGGCAACGATGCCATCCGCCCGCTGCTGGTGGCCTTGCAACGCGGTGAGCTGCAGCGCTTGGTGCTGGATTTCGAAGACGGCCTGCAGTTCCAGCTGGACAAGCGCCAGCGCTGGCAGTTCTGGAAAAAGCCCCGCCAGCTGCACGACTGA
- a CDS encoding DUF1176 domain-containing protein: protein MRHILFLALTLAPAAHAATPEPKAGVEFEHNDWSLACDNTRTCRAVGYSAEEPGNLLSLMLERAGGPNAPVIARLRNGEDGESPMPTGALRLRLNGKDLGPVQDTGNAEKVLLKQAQTDALVAALPRKARIEIVDGKGKLWPISDSGATAVLLKMDEAQGRLGTPGALVRRGDKAEASVPAALPVPVIVRGALLVPRSTDAALAKVPALRKAMIAALPDADECMRVSEGEQDEIEIQRLDAGHVLASTSCFRGAYNFSSGYWVVQDKAPYQAQFVTSDAEDFDRESRLLQGRFRGRGIGDCISGHDWAWDGARFVKSSEFTTGQCRGMPGGHWQLPTVVSTVK from the coding sequence ATGCGCCACATTCTTTTTCTGGCCCTCACCCTGGCCCCGGCCGCCCACGCCGCTACGCCCGAACCAAAGGCCGGCGTGGAGTTCGAGCACAACGACTGGTCGCTGGCCTGTGACAACACCCGCACCTGCCGCGCCGTGGGTTACAGCGCTGAAGAGCCCGGCAACCTACTCAGCCTGATGCTGGAACGTGCAGGTGGCCCCAATGCGCCGGTGATCGCGCGCCTGCGCAATGGCGAGGATGGTGAAAGCCCGATGCCGACCGGCGCGCTGCGCCTGCGCCTGAATGGCAAGGACCTGGGTCCCGTGCAGGACACCGGCAATGCCGAGAAGGTGTTGCTGAAGCAGGCGCAGACCGATGCCCTGGTCGCCGCCCTGCCCCGCAAGGCGCGCATCGAGATCGTCGATGGCAAGGGCAAGCTGTGGCCGATCTCCGACAGCGGCGCCACGGCCGTGCTGTTGAAGATGGATGAGGCGCAGGGTCGGCTGGGAACGCCTGGTGCGCTGGTGCGCCGTGGCGACAAGGCGGAAGCGAGCGTGCCGGCAGCACTGCCGGTGCCGGTGATCGTGCGTGGTGCGCTGTTGGTACCGCGCAGCACGGATGCGGCATTGGCCAAGGTGCCGGCGCTGCGCAAGGCGATGATCGCTGCGCTTCCGGATGCCGACGAATGCATGCGCGTAAGCGAGGGCGAGCAGGATGAGATCGAGATCCAGCGGCTTGATGCCGGGCATGTGCTGGCCAGCACCAGCTGCTTCAGGGGGGCATACAACTTCAGCAGCGGCTACTGGGTGGTGCAGGACAAGGCGCCGTACCAGGCGCAGTTCGTGACCTCCGATGCGGAGGACTTTGATCGGGAGTCGCGCCTGCTGCAGGGGCGCTTCCGTGGCCGCGGCATCGGCGACTGCATTTCCGGCCATGACTGGGCGTGGGATGGCGCGCGCTTCGTGAAGAGCAGTGAGTTCACGACCGGCCAGTGCCGCGGCATGCCGGGCGGGCATTGGCAGCTGCCTACGGTGGTCAGTACGGTGAAGTGA
- the recJ gene encoding single-stranded-DNA-specific exonuclease RecJ — translation MSLAADAALPVSDTPMILRREPVQPGAWPDDTLPLLARLYASRGATTPDLALPRLGNLHAPELLTGIDAAVALLVEAIANDKRILVVGDFDCDGATACAVGVRGLRMLGAQHVFHAVPNRMVHGYGLSPSLVEELAELQPDLLVTVDHGIACHAGVNAAKARGWQVLVTDHHLPGPLLPPADVIVDPNLEGDGFPSKSLAGVGVIFYVLMALRRQMREAGVFADGKGPDLTTLLDLVAVGTVADLVVLDANNRALVSAGLRRLRAGHACVGLKALIEASGRDAARLTATDIGFALGPRLNAAGRLEDMALGIALLLAEDPRQARDIAQTLEQINAERRAVQQSMTDAAEQALSRVVLQSEGERPVAACLFDADWHPGVVGLVASKMKDRLHRPVIAFAPAEPGADTLRGSARSIPGLHIRDALALVDARHPGLVERFGGHAMAAGLSMRLEHLPAFKAAFVAIVQEVLDPAALQQHVLSDGELGVHELDHRHADALRLAGPWGQGFPEPLFDGHFEVANWRVLKERHLKLELRLPGLPGTVNAIHFGGWHGNAPSRHVHLAYRLACDDYRGGTAIQLIVEHCLPA, via the coding sequence ATGTCCCTTGCCGCCGATGCTGCGCTGCCTGTGTCCGATACCCCGATGATCCTGCGCCGCGAGCCGGTGCAGCCTGGTGCATGGCCCGACGACACGCTGCCGCTGCTGGCCCGCCTGTACGCCAGCCGCGGCGCGACCACGCCGGACCTTGCGCTGCCGCGGCTGGGCAACCTGCATGCGCCTGAGCTGCTGACCGGCATCGACGCGGCGGTCGCGCTGCTGGTCGAGGCCATCGCCAACGACAAGCGCATCCTGGTGGTGGGCGATTTTGATTGCGATGGCGCCACCGCCTGCGCGGTCGGCGTGCGCGGCCTGCGCATGCTCGGCGCGCAGCACGTGTTCCATGCCGTGCCCAACCGCATGGTGCATGGCTACGGCCTGTCGCCCTCGCTGGTGGAGGAGCTGGCCGAGCTGCAGCCAGACCTGCTGGTCACCGTCGACCACGGCATTGCCTGCCATGCCGGCGTCAACGCCGCCAAGGCGCGCGGGTGGCAGGTGCTGGTCACCGACCACCATCTGCCGGGACCGCTGCTGCCACCGGCCGATGTCATCGTCGACCCGAACCTGGAAGGCGACGGCTTCCCCAGCAAGTCGCTGGCCGGTGTCGGCGTCATCTTCTACGTGCTGATGGCCCTGCGCCGGCAGATGCGCGAGGCCGGTGTCTTCGCCGATGGCAAGGGCCCGGACCTGACCACGCTGCTGGATCTGGTGGCAGTCGGTACCGTTGCCGATCTGGTGGTGCTGGACGCCAACAACCGCGCCCTGGTCAGCGCTGGCCTGCGTCGGCTGCGTGCCGGCCATGCCTGCGTCGGCCTGAAAGCGCTGATCGAAGCCAGCGGTCGTGATGCCGCACGGCTGACGGCCACCGACATTGGTTTCGCGCTCGGCCCACGCCTCAATGCGGCCGGCCGCCTCGAGGACATGGCGCTCGGCATTGCCCTGCTGCTGGCCGAAGATCCGCGCCAGGCCCGCGACATCGCCCAGACCCTGGAGCAGATCAACGCCGAGCGCCGCGCCGTGCAGCAGTCGATGACAGACGCCGCCGAGCAGGCGCTGTCGCGCGTGGTGCTGCAGTCCGAGGGCGAGCGCCCGGTGGCGGCCTGCCTGTTCGATGCCGACTGGCACCCCGGCGTGGTCGGCCTGGTCGCATCGAAGATGAAGGACCGCCTGCACCGCCCGGTGATCGCCTTTGCACCCGCCGAGCCAGGTGCGGATACCCTGCGCGGATCGGCCCGTTCGATCCCGGGCCTGCATATCCGTGACGCACTGGCGCTGGTCGATGCGCGCCATCCCGGCCTGGTCGAGCGCTTTGGCGGCCACGCGATGGCCGCCGGCCTGAGCATGCGCCTGGAGCATCTGCCCGCGTTCAAGGCCGCCTTCGTCGCCATCGTGCAGGAAGTGCTGGACCCGGCTGCGTTGCAGCAGCACGTGCTCAGCGATGGCGAACTGGGTGTGCACGAACTCGACCACCGTCACGCCGACGCCCTGCGCCTGGCCGGCCCCTGGGGCCAGGGCTTCCCCGAGCCGCTGTTCGACGGCCATTTCGAAGTGGCCAACTGGCGCGTGCTGAAGGAGCGCCACCTGAAGCTGGAACTGCGCCTGCCCGGCCTGCCGGGCACGGTCAACGCCATCCACTTCGGCGGCTGGCACGGCAATGCACCGAGCCGCCACGTGCACCTGGCCTACCGCCTGGCCTGCGATGATTACCGCGGCGGCACCGCGATCCAGCTGATCGTCGAGCACTGCCTACCTGCGTGA
- a CDS encoding VIT domain-containing protein — MVFARCAPLILLVLAAWPVDAQSPRHARPQPSTPLLIAPAAEQPIQLREARIEGEVQAGIAQTRITLEFHNPNSRVLEGELQFPLGDGQQISGFALDINGELREAVPVPKDRGRQVFEEIARRGVDPGLLEQTAGNQFRLRVYPLPAGGSRRVQLVVREPLAYAGNGWQWALPLQFAAGAGSVKLDLQAAGAATTGKAPFALQGGQLHWQGRGAQLPAQLQWTLPAVRQSQVQVAKWQDGHYLLAQLPVPADRAPRTVPSEVGLLWDGSGSAGQRDRTREFALLDRYFAAMGEGNVVLTVLRDRPEAERRFRIRKGDWSALRQALQQVRPDGASALANWQPQPGVKEYLLVSDGLLTYGPEALPTLAAGQRLFAISSAGARTDVTRLRGWSEAHGGRFVALGNDLQAATRELLSAPLDIQIDAGRGVQDVVIDRRSEAQGWLWLHARLAAEGVPMRVRVDGGEWQALPSTTRSDDGDLLAGLWAQARLQQLAVDRRSNREAMQRLSQQFGLVGPDTSLIVLETLQDYLRYAIRPAGALRADYDRGYARQVADRAAEDRRRLDKVAAQWKERQQWWNRSWPKQAPPSAAKEILHDPSAASAPMALLAAPAPAATSLDAIAVTGSAIEDEAGPANNGQLGIQLAAWQPDSPVARRLRQGPPAQLYDRYLAERAAHTDSSAFFLDVADLLLQQNQRELALRVLSNLAEMDLDNRHLLRVLGYRLLQADAPALAVPVFEQVLAMGQEEPQSFRDLGLALAAAGKPQQALEPLYQVVVRPWDGRFDGIALIALDELTNLVSRSRPQLDTRGIDPRLLQAMPLDLRVVLAWDADNSDMDLWVTDPNGERAYYGNRLTYQGGQMSQDFTGGYGPEQFSLRDAKPGRYKVEANYFGSRQQLVTGATTLMLRLTTHWGTPQQKDQMVTMRLKDRAETVLVGEFEVR; from the coding sequence ATGGTCTTTGCCCGCTGTGCCCCCCTGATCCTGCTGGTGCTGGCGGCCTGGCCCGTTGACGCGCAGTCGCCCCGCCACGCGCGGCCTCAGCCCAGCACGCCGCTGCTGATCGCCCCGGCCGCCGAACAGCCGATCCAGCTGCGCGAGGCGCGCATCGAGGGCGAGGTCCAGGCGGGCATCGCGCAGACCCGCATCACCCTGGAGTTCCATAATCCCAACAGCCGCGTGCTGGAAGGCGAGCTGCAGTTCCCGTTGGGGGATGGCCAGCAGATCAGCGGCTTCGCGCTGGACATCAATGGTGAGCTGCGCGAGGCGGTGCCGGTGCCGAAGGATCGCGGCCGCCAGGTCTTCGAGGAGATCGCGCGCCGCGGTGTCGACCCGGGCCTGCTGGAACAGACGGCGGGCAACCAGTTCCGCCTGCGCGTGTATCCGCTGCCGGCCGGCGGCAGTCGCCGCGTGCAGCTGGTGGTGCGTGAGCCGCTGGCCTACGCCGGTAACGGCTGGCAATGGGCATTGCCGCTGCAGTTCGCTGCAGGCGCGGGCTCGGTGAAGCTGGATCTGCAGGCAGCAGGCGCTGCGACTACCGGCAAGGCGCCATTCGCCCTGCAGGGCGGTCAGCTGCACTGGCAGGGGCGTGGCGCACAACTGCCGGCACAGCTGCAGTGGACCCTGCCTGCGGTGCGCCAGTCGCAGGTGCAGGTGGCGAAGTGGCAGGACGGTCACTACCTGCTGGCCCAGCTGCCGGTGCCCGCTGACCGTGCGCCGCGCACGGTGCCGAGCGAGGTCGGCCTGCTCTGGGATGGCTCCGGTTCCGCCGGCCAGCGCGACCGCACCCGCGAGTTCGCGCTGCTGGACCGCTACTTCGCGGCGATGGGCGAGGGCAATGTCGTGCTGACCGTGCTGCGCGACCGCCCCGAGGCCGAGCGGCGGTTCCGCATCCGCAAGGGCGACTGGAGCGCGCTGCGCCAGGCGCTGCAGCAGGTACGGCCGGACGGCGCCAGCGCGCTGGCCAACTGGCAGCCGCAGCCCGGCGTAAAGGAATACCTGCTGGTCAGTGATGGCCTGCTGACCTACGGCCCGGAAGCACTGCCGACGCTTGCCGCTGGCCAGCGCCTGTTCGCGATCAGCAGTGCCGGCGCACGCACGGATGTCACCCGTCTGCGTGGCTGGAGCGAGGCCCACGGCGGCCGTTTCGTGGCGCTGGGCAATGACCTGCAGGCTGCCACGCGCGAACTGCTGTCCGCGCCGCTGGATATCCAGATCGACGCCGGGCGTGGCGTGCAGGATGTGGTGATCGATCGCCGCAGCGAAGCGCAGGGCTGGCTCTGGCTGCATGCTCGCCTCGCGGCCGAGGGCGTGCCGATGCGCGTGCGCGTCGATGGGGGCGAATGGCAGGCGCTACCGTCGACCACCCGCAGCGACGATGGCGACCTGCTGGCTGGCCTGTGGGCGCAGGCGCGCCTGCAGCAGCTGGCGGTGGACCGGCGCAGCAACCGCGAAGCGATGCAGCGCCTGTCGCAGCAGTTCGGGCTGGTGGGCCCGGATACCTCGCTGATCGTGCTGGAAACCCTGCAGGACTACCTGCGCTACGCGATCCGCCCGGCCGGTGCGCTGCGCGCCGACTATGACCGCGGCTATGCGCGCCAGGTCGCTGACCGTGCAGCCGAGGACCGCCGCAGGCTCGACAAGGTGGCCGCACAGTGGAAGGAGCGCCAGCAGTGGTGGAACCGCAGCTGGCCGAAGCAGGCGCCGCCGTCTGCGGCGAAGGAGATCCTCCACGACCCATCGGCAGCCAGTGCACCGATGGCACTGCTCGCCGCGCCCGCACCGGCCGCCACATCCCTGGATGCCATCGCGGTGACCGGGTCGGCGATCGAGGATGAGGCAGGGCCCGCGAACAACGGCCAACTCGGCATCCAGCTGGCCGCCTGGCAGCCGGACTCACCGGTGGCCCGTCGTCTGCGCCAGGGGCCGCCGGCCCAGCTGTACGACCGCTACCTGGCCGAGCGTGCCGCGCATACCGACAGCAGCGCGTTCTTCCTCGACGTCGCCGATCTGCTGCTGCAGCAGAACCAGCGCGAGCTGGCGCTGCGCGTGCTGTCCAACCTGGCCGAGATGGACCTGGACAACCGCCACCTGTTGCGCGTACTCGGCTACCGCTTGCTGCAGGCCGACGCGCCCGCGCTGGCCGTGCCGGTGTTCGAACAGGTGCTGGCGATGGGCCAGGAAGAGCCGCAGAGCTTCCGCGATCTCGGCCTGGCGCTGGCCGCAGCCGGCAAGCCGCAGCAGGCGCTGGAACCGCTGTACCAGGTGGTGGTGCGTCCGTGGGATGGCCGCTTTGATGGCATCGCCCTGATCGCGCTTGATGAGCTGACCAACCTGGTGTCACGCAGCCGGCCGCAGCTCGATACCCGCGGCATCGATCCACGCCTGCTGCAGGCCATGCCGCTGGACCTGCGCGTGGTGCTGGCCTGGGACGCCGACAACAGCGACATGGACCTGTGGGTGACCGACCCCAACGGCGAGCGCGCGTACTACGGCAACCGGCTGACCTACCAGGGCGGACAGATGTCGCAGGACTTCACCGGCGGCTACGGCCCCGAGCAGTTCTCGCTGCGCGATGCCAAGCCCGGCAGGTACAAGGTGGAGGCCAACTACTTCGGCAGCCGCCAGCAGCTGGTGACCGGCGCGACCACCCTGATGTTGCGGCTGACCACCCATTGGGGCACGCCGCAGCAGAAGGACCAGATGGTCACCATGCGATTGAAGGATCGCGCGGAGACCGTGCTGGTGGGTGAGTTCGAGGTGCGGTAG
- the imm45 gene encoding Imm45 family immunity protein, translated as MTSNLQPLLELTDDELSHGTIFRFPGVWPHEEMVDLMLFDNPDEQRPHGLIVCTGHKAGLILVLLPRESASPNGRSVRTEWLVSEWTQWVYADCPVEKVQVLRRYPAPIPGET; from the coding sequence ATGACATCCAACCTGCAACCGCTACTTGAACTCACCGACGATGAGCTGAGCCATGGGACCATCTTCCGCTTCCCTGGAGTGTGGCCCCACGAAGAAATGGTCGATCTCATGCTGTTCGATAATCCTGATGAGCAGCGTCCTCATGGACTCATCGTCTGCACAGGGCATAAGGCTGGACTGATCCTGGTGCTTCTTCCACGAGAATCCGCGAGTCCGAATGGGCGCAGCGTGCGCACTGAATGGCTCGTCTCGGAATGGACACAATGGGTCTACGCGGATTGTCCGGTCGAGAAGGTCCAAGTCCTTCGCCGCTATCCCGCACCGATCCCGGGAGAAACGTAG
- a CDS encoding phosphatase PAP2 family protein, with amino-acid sequence MFQTQWHLWLQHTFDAGWFLSVMQFISLLGYEMAYTALILVCAFGARLRAGLCVMLAVLLMACATHAIKQSAALPRPSDVDAAVLDKGEPSHPFVVDGGGHTFWALPDAQATAMLRAQPHADYGFNSGHVGITTAAGVALLLAFGIRRRWLRWTLVLGWPLLMAISRMYLGRHFLADVLAGWLIGVGVALLAWQLMPGLRGERRWQLPVLLGLGVALSWASLWTPLVPLGEASRLLALALLVAWLQWRGWPADPQGVVQRVLRVLAVVVVYLLARPVVGWLADIISLPDAPVTALLWHTVGTLLILGGGIALARWIPRRAAGT; translated from the coding sequence ATGTTCCAGACGCAGTGGCACCTGTGGTTGCAGCACACCTTCGACGCCGGCTGGTTCCTGTCGGTGATGCAGTTCATCAGCCTGCTCGGTTACGAGATGGCCTATACCGCGCTGATCCTGGTGTGCGCGTTCGGTGCACGGCTGCGCGCCGGCCTCTGCGTGATGCTGGCCGTGCTGCTGATGGCCTGCGCCACCCATGCGATCAAACAGAGCGCCGCCCTGCCCCGCCCCTCCGATGTGGATGCGGCGGTGCTGGACAAAGGCGAGCCTTCGCACCCGTTCGTGGTGGATGGCGGCGGCCATACCTTCTGGGCACTGCCCGATGCGCAGGCCACCGCGATGCTGCGGGCGCAGCCGCACGCCGACTATGGCTTCAACAGTGGTCACGTGGGCATCACTACCGCGGCGGGCGTCGCCCTGCTGCTGGCATTCGGCATCCGCCGCCGCTGGCTGCGCTGGACGCTGGTGCTGGGCTGGCCCCTGCTGATGGCGATCTCGCGCATGTATCTGGGCCGGCACTTCCTGGCCGATGTGCTGGCCGGTTGGTTGATAGGTGTCGGCGTCGCTCTGCTGGCGTGGCAGTTGATGCCGGGGCTGCGTGGAGAACGGCGCTGGCAGCTGCCGGTACTGCTGGGCCTGGGCGTGGCGTTGTCGTGGGCCTCGTTGTGGACGCCCCTGGTACCGCTGGGTGAAGCCTCGCGCCTGCTCGCACTTGCCCTGCTGGTGGCGTGGCTGCAGTGGCGCGGCTGGCCGGCCGATCCGCAGGGTGTCGTGCAGCGGGTGCTGCGCGTGTTGGCCGTGGTGGTGGTCTACCTGTTGGCGCGGCCGGTCGTTGGCTGGCTCGCAGACATCATTTCGCTGCCGGATGCACCGGTTACGGCATTGTTGTGGCACACCGTAGGCACGCTGCTGATCCTCGGTGGAGGCATTGCGCTGGCACGGTGGATTCCGCGCAGGGCCGCCGGCACCTGA
- a CDS encoding acyltransferase family protein, translated as MHRRHDLDTLRIAAFALLILYHAAMAYVAGWDFHLKSAYTAEWLQWPMIAMNRWRMPLLFAISGIALGLSLPEHGRMRNTLRRCWRLLLPLLFGIVAVVSLQAYYEALDKGDVAPGLAQFLWRYWQFKPWPGAHFTGAEFGFTWNHLWYLAYLLPYTVLAVVLASLLRPVRTVLPTWQLSDRLLGGMLLVLPVTWLSWAVLVVLPRWPPTHALVNDAYVHAESLPLFLGGFLAARWQRGWELLVRGRRLTLALAVLGLCLELGIRALARLPHVGDVDAWVLALPWGQTERVGRALYTWCMLLALFGWARVLLSRPWPGLGYCREAVFSWYILHQTVLIALLYALRPLQLGSWLEPALLVAGTVGGCLLIHELLIRRVRWLRPLFGLRAASPSLPVARVAAV; from the coding sequence ATGCACCGTCGACACGATCTGGACACCCTTCGCATTGCCGCTTTCGCGCTGCTGATCCTCTACCACGCCGCAATGGCCTATGTGGCCGGCTGGGATTTCCACCTCAAGAGCGCTTACACCGCCGAATGGCTGCAATGGCCGATGATCGCGATGAACCGCTGGCGGATGCCGCTGCTGTTCGCCATCAGCGGCATCGCCCTGGGCCTGTCGCTCCCCGAGCACGGGCGAATGCGCAACACGCTGCGCCGCTGCTGGCGACTCTTGCTGCCACTGCTGTTTGGCATCGTCGCGGTGGTGTCCCTGCAGGCCTACTACGAGGCGCTGGACAAGGGTGACGTGGCGCCGGGGCTGGCCCAGTTCCTGTGGCGCTACTGGCAGTTCAAACCATGGCCTGGCGCACATTTCACCGGCGCCGAGTTCGGCTTTACCTGGAACCATCTGTGGTACCTGGCCTATCTGCTGCCCTACACCGTGCTGGCGGTGGTGCTGGCCAGCCTGCTGCGGCCGGTGCGCACGGTGCTGCCCACGTGGCAGCTGAGTGACCGCCTGCTGGGCGGGATGCTGCTGGTACTGCCGGTGACCTGGCTGTCTTGGGCAGTGCTGGTCGTGCTGCCGCGCTGGCCGCCGACCCATGCACTGGTGAACGACGCCTATGTCCATGCCGAGTCGCTGCCGCTGTTCCTGGGCGGCTTCCTGGCGGCACGCTGGCAGCGTGGCTGGGAGCTGCTGGTGCGCGGGCGCCGGCTGACCCTGGCGCTGGCCGTGCTGGGGCTGTGCCTGGAACTGGGCATCCGCGCACTGGCCCGGCTGCCGCATGTGGGCGATGTCGACGCCTGGGTACTGGCACTGCCGTGGGGCCAGACCGAACGCGTCGGCCGGGCGCTCTATACCTGGTGCATGCTGCTGGCGCTGTTCGGCTGGGCCCGGGTGCTGCTGTCCCGCCCGTGGCCAGGCCTGGGCTATTGCCGGGAAGCGGTGTTCAGCTGGTACATCCTGCACCAGACCGTGCTGATCGCGCTGCTGTATGCACTGCGCCCGCTGCAGCTTGGCTCATGGCTGGAACCCGCCCTGCTGGTGGCCGGCACCGTTGGCGGCTGCCTGCTGATCCACGAGCTGCTGATCCGTCGCGTGCGCTGGCTGCGCCCGCTGTTCGGCCTGCGCGCCGCATCGCCATCACTGCCCGTGGCACGTGTTGCGGCGGTGTAG